A single region of the Fimbriimonadaceae bacterium genome encodes:
- a CDS encoding putative baseplate assembly protein translates to MSDVYVCGKQRRLEAVRTAGVLNGIDFLEVRHPAQTTLDITFVKSPAGLTVQNFRIEGGVRVTNIAVTGAPINGNVVSLTVDRPGDFSTYVLRVVAGPGDDAPPAGYDSQLCAVEFSFKVACPSDFDCAPLDECPPVTPEMAEIDYLAKDYPSFRRLMLDRMRVTRPEWTERNPSDFQVALVEMLAYVADHLSYAQDAVATEGYLGTARRRTSVRRIARMLDYPVHEGCAARTFVCFEVLAGSGADGQTIPKGTPILDKALASTPAVTQAVYDSAGESLRVFETLHDVTIRSSRNTIKFHTWSDLDCCLPQGSTSATLLVENGLTLAPGDLLSIEEVKNPTGLTGNGADPRNRHVVRLTKVTPDHDDHENVDVLQVEWARADALPFPVCLSVTHDEETITDVSVACANVVLADCGRTRQPELPIPSAPDTDSKFEPTLVSADVTFATPYSHQDMKNQPAMACLKTDPKTSIAEIGLDSVTPDLLGNPVTTRVWRVQSDLLGSGPFDAHFVAEPEHDRTVRLRFGNGINGMAPQAGDTLLATVRTCNGKAGNVGHDALKSVVTSLVGLQRVWNPLPGLGGVDPENLNEVRRDAPEAFKVQERAVTEADYEEMALRHPEVQNAKAQFRWTGSWYTVFLAIDRLGGLPVMADEAFKTDMLNHIDRYRMMGTDIEVRGPNYVPLDIELEVCVAPGAFRGNVLQDLAKTFSAGTLPDGTLGFFHPDRFTFGQEVYLSQILAAAMLVRDVDHVRATKFQRWGKQAVSELGDGYISISTFEIAQLKNDPNFPEQGRIVFSLDGGL, encoded by the coding sequence ATGAGCGACGTCTACGTGTGCGGAAAGCAGAGGCGTTTGGAGGCCGTGCGAACAGCCGGGGTCCTGAACGGGATCGACTTTTTGGAGGTCCGACACCCTGCGCAGACCACGCTGGACATCACCTTCGTGAAGTCTCCGGCGGGGCTGACCGTCCAGAACTTCCGCATCGAAGGCGGCGTTCGCGTCACGAACATCGCGGTGACGGGAGCCCCGATCAACGGCAATGTGGTGAGCCTGACCGTGGATCGTCCCGGCGATTTCTCCACCTACGTGCTTCGGGTGGTCGCGGGTCCTGGCGACGACGCCCCGCCCGCCGGATACGACTCCCAGCTTTGCGCAGTGGAGTTCTCGTTCAAGGTGGCGTGCCCCAGCGACTTCGACTGCGCGCCTTTGGACGAATGCCCGCCCGTAACGCCGGAGATGGCGGAGATCGACTATCTGGCGAAGGACTACCCGTCGTTCCGGCGGTTGATGCTGGACCGGATGCGCGTCACCCGTCCTGAGTGGACCGAGCGCAACCCCTCCGACTTTCAGGTGGCTTTGGTGGAGATGCTGGCCTATGTGGCTGACCACCTCAGCTACGCGCAGGACGCTGTCGCTACCGAGGGCTACCTTGGCACGGCACGGCGGCGGACCAGCGTTCGGCGCATCGCCCGGATGCTGGACTATCCGGTGCACGAGGGCTGCGCGGCGCGGACGTTCGTCTGCTTTGAGGTTTTGGCGGGGAGCGGGGCCGACGGACAGACGATCCCCAAGGGCACGCCGATCCTCGACAAGGCGCTTGCTTCGACGCCGGCTGTCACTCAGGCGGTCTACGACTCCGCCGGCGAGAGCCTGAGAGTCTTTGAGACTCTGCACGATGTCACGATCCGATCCAGCAGGAACACGATCAAGTTCCACACCTGGAGCGATCTTGACTGCTGCCTGCCTCAAGGAAGCACGAGCGCGACGCTTTTGGTGGAGAACGGTTTGACCCTTGCCCCCGGAGACCTCCTCTCCATCGAAGAGGTCAAGAACCCCACTGGGCTTACCGGCAACGGCGCAGACCCGCGCAACCGCCATGTGGTCAGGCTCACCAAGGTCACCCCCGACCACGACGACCACGAGAACGTCGATGTGCTGCAGGTGGAGTGGGCGCGGGCCGACGCCCTGCCGTTCCCCGTCTGCCTGAGCGTCACTCACGACGAGGAGACGATCACGGACGTCTCGGTGGCCTGCGCCAACGTGGTGCTTGCCGACTGCGGGCGCACACGGCAACCCGAACTGCCGATCCCTTCAGCACCCGATACAGATTCAAAGTTTGAGCCGACGCTGGTGAGCGCTGACGTTACTTTTGCGACGCCGTACAGCCATCAGGACATGAAGAATCAGCCAGCGATGGCCTGTCTCAAGACCGACCCGAAGACCTCGATTGCTGAGATTGGCCTGGATTCGGTAACTCCCGATCTTCTTGGAAATCCCGTGACCACACGCGTCTGGAGGGTTCAGTCCGATCTCCTTGGTTCGGGTCCGTTCGACGCGCACTTTGTCGCCGAGCCTGAGCACGACCGCACCGTTCGGCTGCGGTTTGGCAACGGCATCAATGGCATGGCGCCTCAAGCGGGAGACACTCTGCTTGCCACCGTGCGGACGTGCAACGGCAAAGCTGGAAACGTGGGGCACGATGCGCTCAAGTCTGTAGTGACCTCGCTCGTTGGCTTGCAGCGGGTTTGGAATCCGTTGCCGGGATTGGGCGGAGTCGATCCTGAAAACCTAAATGAAGTCCGGCGAGATGCTCCCGAAGCGTTCAAGGTTCAGGAGCGGGCCGTCACTGAGGCCGACTACGAAGAGATGGCTTTGCGGCATCCCGAGGTTCAAAACGCGAAAGCCCAATTCCGTTGGACGGGAAGTTGGTACACCGTATTCCTCGCGATCGACCGCCTTGGCGGATTGCCTGTGATGGCTGACGAGGCCTTCAAGACCGACATGCTGAACCACATCGACCGTTATCGGATGATGGGGACGGACATTGAGGTTCGGGGGCCGAACTACGTTCCGTTGGATATTGAGCTTGAGGTGTGCGTTGCGCCGGGGGCTTTTCGGGGGAACGTCCTGCAAGACCTCGCCAAGACCTTTTCGGCGGGGACGTTGCCGGATGGCACGCTCGGGTTCTTCCACCCCGACCGTTTCACGTTCGGGCAGGAGGTTTATCTGAGTCAGATTCTTGCGGCAGCAATGCTGGTTCGGGACGTGGACCACGTCCGCGCAACAAAGTTCCAGCGTTGGGGCAAACAAGCCGTGAGCGAGTTGGGGGACGGCTATATCTCGATCAGCACCTTTGAGATTGCCCAGCTCAAGAACGACCCGAACTTTCCTGAACAAGGCCGCATCGTTTTCAGCCTTGACGGAGGACTATAG
- a CDS encoding DUF4157 domain-containing protein: MAERAAPQTKAPAKTPSLTKTTKPAIRMKCNCGGSCAACKDDNKKDILQRKGSVPATSGMATAPSIVGTVLSSPGRPLDAPVRNTMESRFGTDFSNVRIHTDSRAAESARAVGAQAYTFGPNIVFDHGRYNPSVPTGQKLLAHELAHTIQQGGLQQMANDAPEVGLASDPLEYEADRAAEMVTAGYAAPSLTQGDFGAIRRTEDGTTPVAPPSPVPPTSATTTPVTGTTPPPSTPGVPAPIPGTTALAGFPPELDATKLNQAGVTQILDTDPPGGIHRTFVIQYFDLPAAKGPFSKAIYDAMATSNQLRATIDMRSANPSAGASQARDRTSTLRRSWLQRVNWSEQRANTYWAAVGGKTQTGRWTSKLQNDTICDMDHIVELQLGGGNQPTNVQLLDPTPNRSSGSNIFLWLVERATLIRDAYPAGAAPGQITMAFRQVRVPEGETSCGTFTDPASQCLAIECRLANGPVAGAEGQEDPAGKTRLRVNSGAANADVWINPTGTTDLNEPIFQNRGFRQLVPGFLMDSYVKGTPADTVRAKMDTGRLSGRGGTSSIPINIDVTKHPNPQFRATDAGEVNGVPTRTLAFLNMTDPVMNFHYPFLSQGNLRLAYAEDGSISGTGTLRPSLPLFRNTQFGLTFGNGTLTATLGANVSTWRPFGPARVTRAELSATLLPELSAQGNLDFAIGGGSSPIATANINVTANMRGFEASGTINLHVPRIDNAQGRIVYRDGAWSGSIRITSTQLQIPNVTSCTVVVDFTNQGIRPSGEIVIDVRGNPITLRAAMEGNNWVFSGSGRFTYPPLNPTTLSFRYTRGRLTATGTTGFTFRGLTGTITINYDEGVVTGEGTLNMTRGRMNGTITARLLRSGAITADGTISYQLTPSLRAQVGISIDERQNVRLTGELRFTQPIELFRRFGSERRLFSTSVDIPILGISLGPVSVGLVFRITGSLSVDYGIGPGRIEDLHLSAGFNPFDENPNFELEGGGRLVIPIGGGFTASIRGALALSAGIASISGGLTASARVGLNGGFTNNLTISYRQGKYTVDNIARLTVAPELSFGLEANVEAEALRGAYTYHRGYQLASYRFGSNLEFGVEAPFHYESDQPFRPPSLDSIRFIKPDIDVSSLMSGMLSRVGAA, from the coding sequence GTGGCTGAGCGCGCCGCTCCCCAGACGAAGGCCCCTGCCAAAACGCCGTCTTTGACCAAGACGACGAAGCCCGCTATCCGCATGAAGTGCAACTGCGGGGGCAGTTGCGCGGCGTGCAAGGACGACAACAAGAAGGACATCCTCCAGCGTAAGGGCTCCGTTCCAGCGACCTCCGGCATGGCGACCGCGCCGAGCATCGTCGGTACGGTTCTGAGCAGTCCAGGCAGACCGCTGGACGCTCCCGTCCGCAACACGATGGAGTCGCGGTTCGGAACGGACTTCTCGAACGTGCGCATCCACACCGACTCCAGGGCCGCCGAATCCGCCCGCGCCGTCGGAGCCCAGGCTTACACCTTCGGACCGAATATCGTCTTCGACCACGGCCGCTACAACCCGAGCGTCCCCACAGGACAGAAGCTTCTAGCCCACGAGTTGGCCCACACCATCCAGCAGGGAGGGCTTCAGCAGATGGCGAACGATGCGCCGGAGGTCGGGCTTGCCAGCGATCCGCTGGAGTATGAGGCCGACCGCGCTGCGGAGATGGTGACCGCCGGGTACGCCGCCCCGTCGCTCACCCAAGGAGACTTTGGAGCGATTCGCAGGACAGAGGATGGGACGACCCCGGTCGCGCCGCCCTCGCCCGTTCCCCCGACTTCGGCGACTACCACGCCCGTGACGGGAACGACCCCGCCCCCATCGACGCCGGGCGTACCCGCCCCTATCCCCGGCACGACGGCCCTCGCCGGATTCCCGCCCGAGCTGGACGCGACCAAGCTGAACCAGGCGGGCGTGACGCAGATTTTGGACACCGATCCGCCTGGAGGCATTCACCGCACCTTCGTCATCCAATACTTCGACCTTCCTGCGGCGAAGGGGCCGTTCTCGAAGGCGATCTACGACGCGATGGCGACCTCGAATCAGCTCCGGGCGACTATCGACATGCGGTCGGCAAACCCTTCCGCCGGGGCCAGCCAAGCCCGCGACCGGACCTCGACGCTGCGGCGAAGCTGGCTGCAGAGGGTGAACTGGTCGGAGCAGAGGGCGAACACGTATTGGGCGGCGGTCGGCGGCAAGACGCAGACCGGACGATGGACCTCCAAGCTCCAGAACGACACGATCTGCGACATGGACCACATCGTCGAGCTTCAGCTTGGCGGCGGCAACCAGCCCACGAACGTCCAACTTCTCGACCCCACGCCCAACCGCAGCAGCGGATCGAACATCTTTCTTTGGCTGGTGGAGCGGGCGACTCTCATCCGCGACGCGTATCCGGCAGGAGCCGCGCCGGGACAGATCACGATGGCTTTCCGTCAGGTTCGGGTGCCGGAAGGGGAAACGAGCTGCGGCACTTTCACCGACCCCGCGTCGCAGTGCCTTGCCATTGAGTGTCGGCTAGCAAACGGCCCGGTCGCGGGGGCGGAGGGTCAGGAGGACCCGGCAGGCAAGACGCGGCTGCGCGTGAACAGCGGCGCGGCGAATGCCGACGTTTGGATCAACCCCACCGGAACGACCGACCTCAACGAGCCGATCTTCCAGAATCGCGGCTTTCGGCAGCTCGTTCCCGGATTCTTGATGGATTCCTATGTGAAGGGGACACCCGCCGATACCGTCCGCGCAAAGATGGACACGGGGCGGCTTTCGGGGCGGGGCGGCACCAGCAGCATCCCGATCAACATCGACGTCACCAAGCACCCGAACCCGCAGTTCCGGGCCACCGATGCCGGAGAGGTGAACGGGGTTCCGACGCGGACGCTCGCGTTCCTGAACATGACCGATCCGGTCATGAACTTCCACTATCCGTTCCTGAGCCAAGGAAACCTGCGGCTGGCCTACGCCGAAGACGGATCGATCAGCGGCACGGGGACGCTCCGGCCTTCGCTGCCGCTCTTCCGCAACACCCAGTTTGGACTCACGTTCGGCAACGGAACGCTGACCGCCACGCTTGGGGCAAACGTCTCGACGTGGAGACCCTTCGGTCCGGCAAGGGTCACCCGAGCCGAGCTCAGCGCGACGCTGCTTCCTGAGCTCTCCGCTCAGGGCAATCTCGACTTTGCCATCGGCGGAGGGTCAAGCCCGATCGCGACGGCGAACATCAACGTGACGGCGAACATGCGCGGGTTTGAGGCATCGGGAACGATCAATCTGCACGTCCCGCGCATCGACAACGCGCAGGGTCGGATCGTCTACCGCGACGGGGCATGGTCGGGCTCAATCCGTATCACCAGCACCCAGCTGCAGATTCCGAACGTGACGAGCTGTACGGTGGTGGTGGATTTCACCAACCAGGGGATTCGCCCCAGCGGCGAGATCGTGATCGACGTTCGCGGAAATCCGATCACCCTCCGCGCCGCGATGGAGGGCAACAACTGGGTCTTCTCCGGCAGCGGTCGGTTCACCTATCCGCCGCTGAACCCCACGACCCTGAGCTTCCGCTATACGCGGGGTCGTCTGACCGCGACGGGCACCACTGGCTTCACTTTCCGGGGACTGACGGGAACCATCACCATCAACTACGACGAGGGTGTGGTCACGGGCGAAGGCACGCTGAACATGACGCGGGGGCGCATGAACGGGACGATCACCGCGCGGCTTCTGCGCTCGGGGGCGATCACGGCCGACGGCACGATCAGCTATCAGCTCACGCCCAGTCTTCGCGCTCAGGTCGGCATCTCCATCGACGAAAGGCAGAACGTGCGGCTGACGGGCGAGCTCCGATTTACCCAGCCTATCGAGCTTTTCCGCCGCTTCGGGTCGGAGCGCAGGCTGTTCAGCACGAGCGTCGATATCCCGATTTTGGGGATCAGCCTGGGTCCGGTCTCGGTCGGGCTGGTCTTCCGCATCACCGGGTCGCTCAGTGTGGACTACGGCATCGGCCCGGGCCGCATCGAGGACCTGCATCTCAGCGCGGGATTCAACCCCTTTGACGAGAATCCAAACTTCGAGCTGGAGGGGGGCGGTCGGCTGGTGATCCCGATCGGTGGCGGCTTCACCGCCAGCATCCGAGGGGCGTTGGCATTGAGCGCGGGCATCGCGTCGATCAGCGGCGGCCTGACCGCCAGCGCACGGGTCGGGCTGAACGGCGGCTTCACCAACAACCTTACGATCAGCTATCGGCAGGGCAAGTACACCGTGGACAACATCGCACGGCTGACCGTCGCGCCAGAGCTCAGCTTTGGGCTGGAGGCGAACGTGGAGGCCGAAGCCTTGCGCGGCGCATATACCTATCACCGAGGCTATCAGCTTGCCAGCTATCGCTTTGGCTCGAACCTCGAGTTCGGCGTCGAAGCTCCGTTCCACTACGAGTCCGACCAGCCATTCCGACCGCCATCTCTTGACTCGATTCGGTTCATCAAGCCGGACATCGACGTCAGCTCGCTGATGAGCGGAATGCTTTCCCGGGTAGGTGCCGCATGA
- a CDS encoding GPW/gp25 family protein, producing MINAAFPYHIAEDGTTAVSTYERHVREMIEQLLFTNPGERVHRPTFGCGLLALLFEPNSDLLAATTQALVAGSLQQWLGTVIDAHDVTVESEDSTIRVTVTYSIRRTGDTMTEVFERTK from the coding sequence ATGATCAACGCCGCCTTTCCCTACCATATCGCTGAAGACGGGACGACTGCGGTCAGCACCTACGAGCGCCACGTTCGGGAGATGATCGAGCAGCTCCTGTTTACAAACCCTGGCGAGCGCGTGCATCGACCGACCTTCGGCTGCGGGCTTCTTGCCCTGCTCTTCGAGCCTAACAGCGACCTTCTTGCCGCGACCACGCAGGCTTTGGTTGCCGGGTCGCTCCAGCAGTGGCTGGGGACCGTGATCGACGCCCACGACGTGACGGTGGAGAGCGAAGATTCGACGATCCGGGTGACCGTCACCTACTCCATTCGTCGCACCGGCGACACGATGACCGAGGTGTTTGAGAGGACCAAATGA
- a CDS encoding ATP-binding protein: MNTLTLDWQRTNQDHLAAVAEKARARVEALLGNTLELEQALAVVEEVRQQCPAPPAFELLAQSFQLGTFEQEVLGLVAAHELLPNFAARCAVAMGSEFAAYPTPALALAALPEASWHIFAPEAPLRKFRLMELEPGPSFALSGLRMPERVLHYLMGVHTLDAGGVPVQPFRATTDLTPGQADLAERIADRWRKREGGRLTPFWIAGPDSRSVAGYTAGVLRLQPYIASSEAVLSEGFVDVWTREALLLGAGLIIECGEHDVPRLSRLLEEIEFPALVVSAMPPTHASVPVFECPQSTAGERADLWRQSLGEKGAKLNGEVDTVARQFRLTPEQIAVAASAVDPGEDAEAALWREGRRAARQRLDGLTHRIDTRAAWDDLILPEAPKAMLREIAAHVKHRSTVYDRWGFAERTSRGLGLAALFAGPSGTGKTLAAEVLANELRLDLHRVDLSRIVSKYIGETEKNLRAVFDAAEGSGAILLFDEADALFGKRTEVRDSHDRYANLEVSYLLQLTESYEGLVILTSNLKQAIDPAFLRRLRFTVSFPFPDLVQRSEIWKRAFPAAAPLGKIDFDKLSEWSISGGSIRNVALNAAFAAAEEDKPLEMDHLLRAARAEFAKLERPGAELEGLR; this comes from the coding sequence ATGAACACCTTAACCCTCGACTGGCAGAGAACGAACCAAGACCACCTTGCAGCGGTGGCGGAAAAGGCGCGCGCCCGGGTGGAGGCGCTCTTGGGAAACACGCTTGAGCTTGAGCAGGCGTTGGCGGTTGTTGAGGAGGTGCGGCAGCAGTGTCCGGCGCCGCCTGCGTTCGAGCTTTTGGCCCAGTCATTCCAGTTGGGAACGTTCGAGCAGGAGGTTCTGGGGCTGGTTGCGGCGCATGAGCTGCTGCCGAATTTTGCGGCCCGTTGCGCGGTAGCGATGGGTTCGGAGTTCGCCGCCTATCCCACTCCTGCGCTGGCTCTCGCGGCTTTGCCCGAAGCCAGCTGGCACATCTTTGCGCCGGAGGCTCCTCTGCGCAAGTTCCGGCTCATGGAGCTGGAGCCGGGACCGAGCTTCGCCTTGAGCGGACTTCGGATGCCCGAGCGGGTTCTGCACTATCTGATGGGGGTTCATACGCTCGATGCGGGCGGGGTGCCCGTGCAGCCATTCCGGGCAACGACCGACCTGACGCCAGGGCAAGCGGACCTCGCCGAGCGGATCGCCGACCGTTGGCGCAAGCGCGAGGGGGGACGGCTCACGCCGTTCTGGATCGCGGGGCCGGATTCACGATCCGTCGCCGGATACACGGCAGGCGTCCTGCGGCTACAGCCCTATATCGCGTCGTCGGAGGCTGTGCTTTCGGAGGGCTTCGTCGACGTTTGGACGCGCGAAGCGCTGCTTCTTGGCGCGGGGCTCATCATCGAGTGCGGCGAGCACGATGTGCCGCGTCTGAGCCGACTGTTGGAGGAGATTGAATTCCCAGCCTTGGTGGTTTCGGCGATGCCGCCGACCCACGCCAGCGTTCCCGTTTTCGAGTGCCCGCAGAGCACCGCCGGAGAGAGGGCCGACCTTTGGCGACAGAGCCTTGGCGAGAAGGGGGCCAAGCTGAACGGCGAAGTGGATACCGTGGCACGGCAGTTCCGGCTGACCCCGGAACAGATCGCTGTCGCGGCATCTGCCGTCGATCCCGGCGAGGATGCCGAAGCCGCTTTGTGGCGCGAGGGACGTCGAGCGGCAAGACAACGGCTCGACGGCCTCACTCACCGCATCGACACCCGCGCGGCCTGGGACGACCTGATCCTCCCCGAGGCTCCCAAGGCGATGCTGAGGGAGATCGCGGCTCACGTCAAGCACCGCTCCACGGTCTACGACCGCTGGGGCTTTGCCGAGCGCACCTCGCGCGGGCTTGGGCTCGCCGCGCTGTTCGCGGGGCCGAGCGGCACAGGCAAGACGCTGGCTGCCGAAGTCTTGGCGAACGAGCTTCGGCTGGACCTGCATCGGGTGGATTTGAGCCGGATCGTCAGCAAGTACATCGGCGAGACCGAGAAGAACCTGCGAGCGGTTTTCGACGCGGCGGAAGGCTCCGGCGCGATCCTGCTTTTCGACGAAGCCGACGCGCTGTTCGGCAAGCGCACGGAGGTCCGGGACAGTCACGACCGATACGCGAACTTGGAAGTGAGCTATCTGCTTCAGCTCACCGAAAGCTACGAGGGGCTCGTGATCCTGACCAGCAACCTCAAACAGGCGATCGACCCTGCTTTTCTGCGTCGGCTGCGGTTCACTGTCAGCTTCCCGTTCCCCGACCTGGTCCAACGCTCGGAGATCTGGAAGCGGGCGTTTCCGGCAGCCGCGCCGCTGGGCAAGATCGACTTCGACAAGCTGTCGGAGTGGAGCATCAGCGGTGGAAGCATCCGCAACGTCGCGCTGAACGCGGCCTTTGCTGCCGCCGAAGAGGACAAGCCGCTGGAGATGGATCATCTGCTTCGTGCCGCGCGGGCCGAGTTTGCCAAGCTGGAGCGTCCGGGCGCCGAACTGGAGGGGCTGCGATGA
- a CDS encoding baseplate J/gp47 family protein — protein MDKSTCGCCGHEKSLDSLGNPPGRTSISYRLGTFGTFKSSMLENIWQSPGLRGFGQRETSDATVALIDAYAVALDVLSFYQERLVNESFLGTAQERRSLVELANQIGYRPIPSTAAEAYVAFKADDSGFGPESVTIAVGNKVQSIPGQNELPQTYETVEEIVAYPEYNEIAVRRFLPEAITEGSTSAYFEGIDLALNIGDILLFVTANTVSNFGTAKFALRRVTKIERDDDRKVTKVSWGSSLTEMAGVASIEAHVMRKRASLFGYNAIEKTMVPTVEVTVNNIKNSVPVISTSTWADSDINTTLVDLDTTYPEVKAGSWVVLRDSQAKLFWCSAVTDVTLTRFLISGKATRMTIDRAASVFTPRTTVVFCQSEPLTVATKPDTSYLQGKIVQLGVTIDRPEVGRRVIVKGQVPRIKFFSDRSILSPIGETIGTTSADTPLRLMSGEIENVPGTKSVQVETEDGQIGIVQFLSTTELMLVEPYEDDLEVGEMAILDEDQSQLSDDPLEIRVSASLEHQYYRPTTRVYANVALATHGETREEVLGSGNGAAFQKFDLKSKPLTYLADASPSGYATTLQVRVNDILWKEADTLFGKKPTDRVYTTRESNEAVTTVGFGDGYSGVRPPNGLENIRAKYRVGGGVGGRVREGQLSMLLTRPLGVTEVINPLAAAGGSDPEDEKNLRENVSGSVRTLQRVVSVEDFAYQSMRLPGIAKARASWLWNGTRRVVVLCVMGDDGADVDTAFVKEALDSARDTHIPLTVMNADIRPFGAKMEILVREEYETDKVIEEARVKLLADFGFDNRAFGVSVTVAHLDASLHEVEGVEAVKITALHFAHQVAALPADGVLRAEIARIENGIVHPDDLLVLSDTALTTEEMTRAL, from the coding sequence ATGGATAAGAGCACTTGCGGATGCTGTGGCCATGAAAAAAGCTTAGATAGCCTAGGGAATCCTCCGGGCCGCACTTCGATCAGCTACCGGCTTGGCACGTTTGGAACGTTTAAGTCCTCCATGCTGGAGAACATCTGGCAATCACCTGGGCTCAGAGGGTTTGGGCAAAGGGAGACGTCGGATGCGACGGTGGCGTTGATCGACGCCTATGCGGTGGCTCTCGATGTCCTCAGTTTCTATCAAGAGCGATTGGTCAATGAGAGCTTTCTGGGCACTGCGCAAGAGCGAAGGTCTCTCGTTGAGTTGGCAAATCAGATCGGGTATCGGCCCATTCCTTCTACCGCTGCCGAAGCGTACGTCGCTTTTAAGGCGGATGACAGTGGCTTCGGTCCGGAAAGCGTGACGATTGCGGTAGGGAACAAGGTTCAAAGTATTCCCGGACAGAACGAACTGCCGCAGACATACGAGACGGTTGAGGAGATTGTCGCCTATCCTGAGTACAACGAGATCGCCGTTCGACGGTTTTTGCCGGAGGCGATCACCGAGGGCAGTACGAGCGCGTACTTTGAGGGTATCGACCTCGCTCTGAACATCGGGGACATCCTTCTATTCGTTACGGCGAACACGGTCTCAAACTTCGGCACGGCTAAGTTCGCACTTCGCAGGGTCACGAAGATCGAGCGGGACGATGATCGTAAGGTCACCAAAGTATCTTGGGGATCAAGCCTGACCGAAATGGCGGGTGTCGCGAGCATCGAGGCCCATGTGATGCGCAAGCGGGCGTCTCTCTTCGGATACAACGCCATCGAAAAGACGATGGTGCCGACCGTCGAGGTCACCGTCAACAACATCAAGAACAGCGTCCCCGTCATCAGCACATCCACATGGGCTGACTCGGACATCAACACAACACTGGTCGATCTGGACACGACGTACCCCGAGGTTAAAGCCGGATCGTGGGTGGTGTTGCGGGATTCTCAGGCCAAGCTGTTCTGGTGCAGCGCGGTCACCGATGTGACCCTTACTCGATTCCTCATCAGTGGCAAGGCGACACGCATGACCATCGACCGCGCGGCCTCCGTCTTCACTCCCCGAACGACCGTCGTGTTCTGCCAGAGCGAACCTCTGACTGTAGCCACAAAACCGGACACTTCGTATCTGCAGGGCAAGATCGTTCAGTTGGGCGTGACGATAGATCGTCCTGAGGTCGGCCGCAGAGTCATCGTCAAAGGCCAGGTCCCGCGAATCAAGTTTTTCTCGGATCGCTCCATCCTGAGCCCGATTGGGGAGACCATCGGCACGACCAGCGCCGATACGCCGCTCCGCCTCATGTCTGGTGAGATTGAGAACGTGCCGGGAACGAAGTCTGTGCAGGTCGAGACCGAAGACGGACAGATTGGGATTGTGCAGTTCCTCTCCACAACAGAACTCATGCTTGTCGAGCCTTATGAGGACGACCTTGAGGTTGGGGAGATGGCGATCTTGGATGAGGACCAGAGCCAACTTAGCGACGATCCCCTGGAGATTCGGGTGAGCGCGAGCTTGGAGCACCAATACTATCGCCCAACCACCCGGGTTTATGCGAACGTCGCCCTGGCGACCCACGGCGAGACGCGCGAAGAAGTTTTGGGCAGTGGCAATGGTGCGGCTTTCCAGAAGTTCGACCTCAAGAGCAAGCCGCTTACCTACCTCGCCGACGCTTCGCCGTCGGGCTATGCGACAACGTTGCAGGTGCGGGTGAACGACATCCTTTGGAAAGAGGCCGATACGCTCTTCGGCAAGAAGCCGACCGACCGTGTGTACACCACTCGCGAGAGCAACGAGGCGGTGACGACGGTCGGTTTCGGCGATGGTTATTCGGGAGTGCGCCCGCCAAACGGTTTGGAGAACATCCGAGCCAAGTATCGGGTTGGCGGTGGCGTGGGTGGTCGTGTTCGTGAAGGCCAGCTTTCGATGCTGCTCACCCGACCGCTAGGCGTCACCGAAGTCATCAACCCGTTGGCGGCGGCGGGTGGCTCCGATCCTGAGGATGAGAAGAATCTGCGCGAGAACGTGTCGGGTTCGGTTCGGACGCTTCAGCGCGTCGTCAGCGTGGAGGACTTTGCTTACCAGTCGATGCGGTTACCCGGCATTGCTAAGGCCCGTGCCTCGTGGCTGTGGAACGGGACGCGCCGGGTGGTGGTGCTGTGCGTCATGGGTGACGACGGCGCGGACGTGGACACCGCATTCGTCAAAGAGGCCCTCGACTCGGCGCGGGACACCCACATCCCGCTGACCGTGATGAACGCCGACATCCGGCCCTTCGGCGCAAAGATGGAGATACTCGTCCGCGAAGAGTACGAGACCGACAAGGTGATCGAAGAGGCCCGCGTCAAGCTCCTCGCCGACTTCGGTTTCGACAATCGGGCGTTTGGGGTTTCCGTCACCGTCGCCCATCTGGACGCTTCGCTGCACGAGGTGGAGGGCGTCGAGGCCGTCAAGATTACGGCCTTACACTTTGCCCACCAAGTGGCTGCGCTGCCCGCCGATGGCGTTCTGCGCGCCGAGATCGCTCGCATTGAGAACGGTATCGTGCATCCCGACGACCTGTTGGTTCTTTCCGACACCGCCCTGACCACAGAGGAGATGACCCGTGCGCTATGA